One Azospirillum sp. TSA2s genomic region harbors:
- a CDS encoding class I SAM-dependent methyltransferase, which translates to MPSFPQSFPQSFKDHFSGHAGDYRAFRPTYPPGLAAALADAAPARELAWDVGCGNGQFSVSLADHFAAVHATDASAEQIGQAEAHPRVRYAVAPAEDSGLPDGCCDLIVAAQAAHWFDLPRFYAEVRRVAKPGAAVALVCYGRQWLDHPMLDPVVERFHNGTLGRYWPADRWKVIGGYRGMEFPFPELPVPPLAMEAVWTLPRLLGYMNTWSGVKAAAKALGRNPLEDFAEQIAPLWGDAEAERRIRWPLTVRLGRVE; encoded by the coding sequence ATGCCCTCATTCCCCCAATCCTTCCCCCAATCCTTCAAGGACCATTTTTCCGGCCATGCCGGCGATTATCGCGCCTTTCGACCCACATATCCGCCCGGTCTGGCCGCCGCCCTGGCCGATGCGGCGCCGGCCCGCGAGCTGGCCTGGGATGTCGGTTGCGGCAACGGGCAGTTCTCCGTTTCGCTGGCCGACCACTTCGCGGCGGTCCACGCCACCGACGCCAGCGCGGAACAGATCGGGCAGGCGGAAGCGCATCCGCGGGTTCGCTATGCCGTCGCCCCGGCGGAGGACAGTGGATTGCCCGACGGCTGCTGCGACCTGATCGTCGCGGCGCAGGCGGCGCACTGGTTCGACTTGCCACGCTTCTATGCCGAGGTGCGGCGGGTGGCGAAGCCGGGGGCGGCGGTGGCGCTGGTCTGCTATGGCCGGCAATGGCTCGACCATCCCATGCTGGATCCGGTGGTGGAGCGGTTCCACAACGGCACGCTGGGACGGTATTGGCCGGCCGACCGCTGGAAGGTGATCGGGGGCTATCGCGGCATGGAGTTCCCGTTTCCGGAACTGCCGGTGCCGCCGCTGGCGATGGAGGCGGTTTGGACGCTGCCGCGGCTGCTCGGCTACATGAACACCTGGTCGGGGGTGAAGGCGGCGGCCAAGGCGCTGGGGCGCAACCCGCTGGAGGACTTCGCGGAGCAGATCGCGCCGCTGTGGGGCGATGCGGAAGCCGAGCGGCGGATTCGCTGGCCGCTGACGGTTCGGCTGGGGCGGGTGGAGTAG
- the aceB gene encoding malate synthase A, producing the protein MATSMSGLEIRGPIKPGFEEILTPEAMAFLAELEGRFGSERLRLLDVRTKRQALLDQGHKPDFLPETRAIREADWTISPLPVDLLDRRVEITGPVDRKMVINALNSGAKVFMADYEDATCPTWTNLVEGQINIRDAVRRTISYEDPASGKKYRLNDQPAVLKVRPRGWHLEERHVLMDGEPMSGALFDFGLHVFHNAKELLARGSGPYFYLPKLESHFEARLWREVFLVAEEYLHLPQGSIKATVLIETILAAFEMDEILYELREHSAGLNCGRWDYIFSFIKKFRKDPAAVMPDRAEVTMATPFLSAYSQLAVKTCHRRGAPAIGGMAAFIPVKDNPEANEAAFSRVRADKEREASNGHDGTWVAHPALVPVAREVFDAYMPTPNQIARKRTDVTVTAADLLAVPAGPKTEGGLRNNVAVGIGYIEAWLRGQGCVPLFNLMEDAATAEISRTQVWQWVHTGTALDDGQAVTLDLVDRVIAEELSAWKARVGADTYAKGRYADAASLFRDLVAREDFTDFLTLPAYERVVAEGA; encoded by the coding sequence ATGGCCACCAGCATGTCCGGTCTCGAGATTCGCGGTCCGATCAAGCCCGGTTTCGAGGAAATCCTGACGCCGGAGGCGATGGCCTTCCTGGCGGAGCTGGAGGGGCGCTTCGGCAGCGAACGGCTGCGGCTGCTGGACGTGCGGACCAAGCGGCAGGCGCTGCTCGACCAGGGCCACAAGCCCGATTTCCTGCCGGAAACCCGTGCGATCCGCGAGGCCGACTGGACCATCAGCCCGCTGCCGGTCGACCTGCTCGACCGCCGGGTGGAGATCACCGGCCCGGTCGACCGCAAGATGGTCATCAACGCGCTGAACAGCGGCGCCAAAGTGTTCATGGCCGATTACGAGGATGCGACCTGCCCGACCTGGACCAATCTGGTCGAGGGGCAGATCAACATCCGCGACGCCGTGCGCCGGACCATTTCGTACGAGGACCCGGCCAGCGGAAAGAAATACCGCCTCAACGACCAGCCGGCGGTGCTGAAGGTCCGGCCGCGCGGCTGGCATCTGGAGGAACGCCATGTGCTGATGGATGGCGAGCCGATGTCCGGTGCGCTGTTCGACTTCGGCCTGCATGTCTTCCACAACGCCAAGGAGCTGCTGGCGCGCGGCAGCGGTCCCTACTTCTACCTGCCCAAGCTGGAAAGCCATTTCGAGGCGCGGCTGTGGCGCGAGGTCTTCCTGGTGGCGGAGGAGTATCTCCACCTGCCGCAGGGCTCGATCAAGGCGACGGTGCTGATCGAGACCATCCTTGCCGCCTTCGAGATGGACGAGATCCTCTATGAGCTGCGCGAGCATTCCGCCGGGCTGAACTGCGGGCGCTGGGACTATATCTTCAGCTTCATCAAGAAGTTCCGGAAGGACCCCGCCGCCGTCATGCCCGACCGGGCGGAGGTGACGATGGCCACCCCCTTCCTGTCGGCCTACAGCCAGCTGGCGGTCAAGACCTGCCACCGCCGCGGCGCGCCGGCCATAGGTGGCATGGCCGCCTTCATCCCGGTGAAGGACAACCCGGAAGCCAACGAGGCCGCCTTCTCCCGCGTGCGCGCCGACAAGGAGCGCGAGGCGTCCAACGGCCATGACGGCACTTGGGTCGCCCATCCCGCCCTGGTGCCGGTGGCGCGCGAGGTGTTCGACGCCTACATGCCGACGCCGAACCAGATCGCCCGCAAGCGCACCGACGTGACCGTCACCGCCGCCGACCTGCTGGCGGTGCCCGCCGGGCCGAAGACGGAGGGGGGCTTGCGCAACAACGTGGCGGTCGGCATCGGCTATATCGAGGCGTGGCTGCGCGGCCAGGGCTGCGTCCCGCTGTTCAACCTGATGGAGGATGCCGCCACGGCGGAGATCAGCCGCACCCAGGTCTGGCAGTGGGTCCACACCGGCACGGCGCTGGACGACGGGCAGGCCGTGACGCTGGACCTCGTCGACCGCGTGATTGCCGAGGAGCTGTCGGCCTGGAAGGCCCGCGTCGGCGCCGACACCTACGCCAAGGGCCGCTACGCCGACGCCGCGTCGCTGTTCCGCGATCTGGTCGCGCGCGAGGACTTCACCGACTTCCTGACCCTGCCGGCCTACGAGCGCGTGGTGGCGGAGGGGGCGTAA
- the pspF gene encoding phage shock protein operon transcriptional activator: MAITPPSLLGESPAFLAALAHVSRVAPLERPVLVIGERGTGKELIAARLHYLSQRWDRPFVKVNCAALPESLLDSELFGHEAGAFTGATRRQIGRIEQADGGTLFLDEIATASPAVQEKLLRAVEYGEIERVGGRTTTVDVRVVGATNADLPALAAAGRFRADLLDRLAFDVVTLPPLRARPDDIPPLAEHFALGMVRELRRPLFPGFTAAALDRLRGHEWPGNVRELRNAVERSVAAADPDEPLDHIILDPFESPWRPIAAWATAPAARQEAAPVPAQAPAPTFDGGILDQVRAFEAARLREALERNRFNQRQTAEALGLGYHQLRGMLKKHGLIPPAPLRP, translated from the coding sequence ATGGCCATCACTCCCCCCTCCCTGCTCGGCGAATCGCCGGCCTTCCTGGCGGCGCTGGCGCATGTGTCGCGGGTGGCGCCGCTGGAGCGGCCGGTGCTGGTGATTGGCGAGCGCGGCACCGGCAAGGAGCTGATCGCCGCCCGCCTGCACTACCTGTCGCAGCGGTGGGACCGCCCCTTCGTCAAGGTGAACTGCGCGGCCCTGCCGGAGTCGCTGCTCGATTCGGAGCTGTTCGGCCATGAGGCCGGGGCCTTCACCGGCGCCACCCGCCGGCAGATCGGCCGGATCGAGCAGGCCGACGGCGGCACCCTGTTCCTGGACGAGATCGCCACCGCCTCCCCCGCCGTTCAGGAGAAGCTGCTGCGCGCCGTCGAGTATGGCGAGATCGAGCGGGTCGGCGGCCGCACCACCACCGTCGATGTCCGGGTGGTCGGCGCCACCAACGCCGACCTGCCGGCGCTGGCCGCCGCCGGCCGCTTCCGCGCCGACCTGCTGGACCGGCTGGCCTTCGACGTGGTGACCCTGCCGCCGCTGCGCGCCCGTCCCGACGACATCCCGCCGCTGGCCGAGCATTTCGCGCTGGGCATGGTGCGCGAGCTGCGGCGCCCGCTGTTCCCCGGCTTCACCGCCGCCGCGCTGGACCGGCTGCGCGGCCATGAGTGGCCCGGCAACGTGCGCGAGCTGCGCAACGCGGTGGAGCGCTCCGTCGCCGCCGCCGATCCCGACGAGCCGCTCGACCACATCATCCTCGACCCTTTCGAATCGCCCTGGCGCCCCATAGCCGCTTGGGCCACGGCGCCGGCGGCGCGGCAGGAGGCGGCACCTGTCCCGGCGCAGGCTCCCGCCCCCACCTTCGACGGCGGCATCCTCGATCAGGTCCGCGCCTTCGAGGCCGCCAGACTGCGCGAGGCGCTGGAGCGCAACCGCTTCAACCAGCGCCAGACCGCCGAGGCGCTGGGGTTGGGCTACCACCAGCTGCGCGGCATGCTGAAGAAGCACGGGCTGATCCCGCCCGCCCCTCTGCGACCTTAG
- the pspA gene encoding phage shock protein PspA, translating to MSIFSRLTDIVQSNLNSLLDRAEEPEKLIRLIIQEMEDTLVEVRSSTVKIIAEKKEIERRVADLHRERDEWDRKAEVALTRDREDLAKGALMAKSKVAEQADALAEQLVQVEAALSKANEDISRLQAKLTDAKTREKALVARTQTASNRVKVRTVLHDERINDALSRFEQVERNLDEMEGRVEAYDVGRSKSLTEEIAELEATHKVEEDLAALKARIAARRNG from the coding sequence ATGAGCATCTTTTCGCGCCTGACCGACATCGTGCAGTCGAACCTGAACTCCCTGCTCGACCGCGCCGAGGAGCCGGAGAAGCTGATCCGCCTGATCATCCAGGAGATGGAGGACACGCTGGTCGAGGTGCGCTCCTCCACCGTCAAGATCATCGCGGAGAAGAAGGAGATCGAACGCCGCGTCGCCGACCTCCACCGCGAGCGCGACGAGTGGGACCGCAAGGCCGAGGTGGCGCTGACCCGCGACCGCGAGGATCTGGCCAAGGGCGCGCTGATGGCGAAGTCCAAGGTCGCCGAGCAGGCCGACGCGCTGGCCGAACAGCTGGTGCAGGTCGAGGCCGCGCTGTCCAAGGCCAACGAGGACATCAGCCGCCTGCAGGCCAAGCTGACCGACGCCAAGACCCGCGAGAAGGCGCTGGTCGCCCGTACCCAGACGGCCAGCAACCGGGTCAAGGTCCGCACCGTCCTGCATGACGAGCGCATCAACGACGCCCTGTCGCGCTTCGAGCAGGTCGAGCGTAACCTTGACGAGATGGAGGGCCGGGTCGAGGCCTATGACGTCGGCCGCAGCAAGAGCCTGACCGAGGAGATCGCCGAGCTTGAGGCGACCCACAAGGTCGAGGAGGATCTGGCCGCGCTGAAGGCCCGGATCGCCGCCCGCCGCAACGGCTGA
- the pspB gene encoding envelope stress response membrane protein PspB — MGFLGFVLAVLFMVVVAPVWIVFHYITKWRSQRGLTAQDERLLAELWEISNRLEARVHSLERVLDTEAPNWRDKV; from the coding sequence ATGGGGTTCCTGGGTTTCGTCCTCGCGGTGCTGTTCATGGTGGTGGTGGCGCCGGTCTGGATCGTCTTCCACTACATCACCAAATGGCGCTCCCAGCGCGGGCTCACCGCGCAGGACGAACGGCTTCTGGCCGAATTGTGGGAGATCTCCAACCGGCTGGAGGCCCGCGTCCACTCGCTGGAGCGCGTGCTGGATACCGAGGCGCCGAACTGGCGCGACAAGGTGTGA
- the pspC gene encoding envelope stress response membrane protein PspC — protein sequence MDRASPYDSPNPHRLYRDPQRGVLGGVCTGVADYFGVQPAVVRLAMLFALFFFSVPLVIAYVIALLVLPVRPAQLYRDAEEEAFWRTVSTKPDRTLAGLTQRFRDMEKRIVGMEAYVASKEFELNRAIRDLDR from the coding sequence ATGGACCGCGCGTCCCCCTACGACTCGCCGAATCCGCACCGGCTCTATCGCGATCCGCAGCGCGGGGTGCTGGGCGGGGTGTGCACGGGTGTTGCCGACTATTTCGGCGTGCAGCCGGCCGTCGTCCGGCTGGCGATGCTGTTCGCCCTGTTCTTCTTTTCGGTGCCGCTGGTGATCGCCTATGTCATCGCGCTGTTGGTGCTGCCGGTGCGTCCGGCGCAGCTGTATCGCGATGCCGAGGAAGAGGCCTTCTGGCGGACGGTGTCGACCAAGCCCGACCGGACGCTCGCCGGTCTGACCCAGCGCTTCCGCGACATGGAGAAGCGGATCGTCGGAATGGAGGCCTATGTCGCCTCGAAGGAATTCGAACTGAACCGCGCGATCCGCGATCTGGATCGCTGA
- a CDS encoding MAPEG family protein, protein MLRALMLNGASAVVTVLLFVLLLSLVAPPMGVNAPGARMALWARLVVWPALVLFGMVVGVMAMRGRTQAFNPIEDPESRGQRVCQRVLANSVEQTAIFVPALAALVATLPQPSLGAAVAATALFVLGRLLFWAGYLVHPFARAPGMAMTLTVNLIVLGWAVLLQLGGMQPG, encoded by the coding sequence GTGCTCCGTGCCCTGATGCTGAACGGGGCGTCGGCGGTGGTGACGGTGCTTCTGTTCGTCCTGCTGCTGTCGCTGGTGGCGCCGCCGATGGGCGTCAATGCGCCGGGCGCGCGGATGGCGCTGTGGGCGCGGCTGGTGGTCTGGCCGGCGCTGGTCCTGTTCGGCATGGTCGTCGGCGTGATGGCGATGCGCGGCCGCACCCAGGCCTTCAACCCCATTGAGGATCCCGAATCGCGTGGTCAACGCGTCTGCCAGCGGGTGCTCGCCAACAGCGTGGAGCAGACCGCCATCTTCGTCCCGGCGCTGGCCGCCCTGGTCGCCACCCTGCCGCAGCCCTCGCTGGGGGCGGCGGTGGCGGCGACCGCGCTGTTCGTGCTGGGCCGGCTGCTGTTCTGGGCGGGCTATCTGGTGCATCCCTTCGCCCGCGCACCGGGCATGGCGATGACGCTGACCGTCAATCTGATCGTGCTGGGCTGGGCCGTTCTGCTGCAATTGGGCGGGATGCAGCCCGGCTGA
- a CDS encoding glycosyltransferase family 2 protein, whose amino-acid sequence MTLTVSAVIATYNRGPELRIALTRLMNQTTPPMEIIVIDDGSSDGTGAMMRAEFPTVRYVRQPYNGGLILARNFGFVNTTGDCILSVDDDSWFEDPDGLARCVAYLEENPEVAAVACNIETRDGLVYFPKGAAPFDVPWYVGCGHLLRRSAVEQVGLYMPELYRQGEEKDRCLRLVGAGYRVVALPDVMVYHDKSEKGRKPGMERFYNHRNDLIREVARCPSSLMAWRLARSWAGNSWKNLRHGPRMTDLKVLLALPQILRIGLKHRAPVSAEAYQRWLHLAKTAAPASAPPAEKPVSRAASRPIAAERPSPARSD is encoded by the coding sequence ATGACGCTGACCGTCAGCGCCGTCATCGCCACCTACAACCGCGGGCCGGAACTGCGCATCGCGCTGACCCGGCTGATGAACCAGACCACCCCGCCGATGGAGATCATCGTCATCGACGACGGCTCCAGCGACGGCACCGGCGCCATGATGCGGGCGGAGTTCCCGACCGTCCGCTATGTCCGCCAGCCGTACAACGGCGGGCTGATCCTCGCCCGCAACTTCGGTTTCGTGAACACCACCGGCGACTGCATCCTGTCGGTGGACGACGACAGCTGGTTCGAGGATCCGGACGGGCTGGCCCGCTGTGTCGCCTATCTGGAAGAGAACCCGGAGGTCGCCGCCGTCGCCTGCAACATCGAGACACGCGACGGGCTGGTCTATTTCCCCAAGGGTGCCGCCCCCTTCGATGTGCCCTGGTATGTCGGCTGCGGCCATCTGCTGCGGCGCAGCGCCGTCGAACAGGTCGGCCTCTACATGCCCGAACTCTACCGCCAGGGGGAGGAGAAGGACCGCTGCCTGCGGCTGGTCGGCGCCGGCTATCGCGTCGTCGCCTTGCCCGACGTCATGGTCTACCACGACAAGAGCGAGAAGGGCCGCAAGCCGGGGATGGAGCGCTTCTACAACCACCGCAACGACCTGATCCGCGAGGTGGCGCGCTGCCCGTCCTCGCTGATGGCGTGGCGACTGGCGCGATCCTGGGCCGGCAACAGTTGGAAGAACCTGCGCCACGGCCCGCGGATGACCGACCTGAAGGTGCTGCTGGCCCTGCCGCAGATCCTGCGCATCGGCCTGAAGCACCGCGCGCCGGTGAGCGCCGAGGCTTACCAGCGCTGGCTGCATCTGGCGAAGACGGCGGCCCCCGCCAGTGCCCCACCTGCCGAAAAGCCCGTCAGCCGGGCTGCATCCCGCCCAATTGCAGCAGAACGGCCCAGCCCAGCACGATCAGATTGA
- a CDS encoding O-antigen polymerase: MIEMALIAQVLVLVLVTVVFLSSGSASMFHPLTLYLIFHALVFVMRPILIHTQNFDDVWLFMGFWPNEQQFVMTLVVSSVGLIAFAAACMWAGLIKPDWTPNGEPAPAFSFDRVDIVAFLTTALLLGPLAIYSAIQRQGGASFDGTGDVQMERDPLTGQPIYTNTTGYIAEAHSMGLPLTLGLIWVCRFHPLSFIPFAGFVAYRAYLGWGRWAIIMGILGLVLLMLYRTRTRWFRLWHVLAAIPVMGLFTVLGNNRDAFRDVMAGDAPFSVLLRFNGGSGSGRALDALAGQDLANFDFLAYILWVVPKQSATYTWFTQYLQLFTEPIPRLLWPGKPVGAPVKWVDLNDYGVFYNLTTSLPGDGWMSAGWIGMIVTMVVVGLILGRMHRWFWTSGFRNRYAVLFYCAFLPLCLQWFRDGNITIVKFGFFSLLPILLWIGLTRALRAWGILDDDPMRPVVAPPNLVRPNLARREPS; this comes from the coding sequence ATGATCGAAATGGCGCTGATCGCGCAGGTCCTGGTGCTGGTGCTGGTAACCGTGGTGTTCCTCAGCTCCGGCAGCGCATCGATGTTCCATCCGCTGACGCTGTACCTGATCTTCCACGCCCTGGTCTTCGTCATGCGGCCGATCCTGATCCACACCCAGAATTTCGACGATGTCTGGCTGTTCATGGGCTTCTGGCCGAACGAGCAGCAGTTCGTCATGACCCTGGTGGTCAGTTCGGTGGGGCTGATCGCCTTCGCCGCCGCCTGCATGTGGGCCGGCCTGATCAAGCCGGACTGGACCCCGAATGGCGAGCCGGCACCGGCCTTCTCCTTCGACCGCGTCGACATCGTGGCCTTCCTGACCACCGCCCTGCTGCTGGGTCCGCTCGCCATCTATTCGGCGATCCAGCGTCAGGGCGGCGCCAGCTTCGACGGCACCGGCGACGTGCAGATGGAGCGCGATCCGCTGACCGGCCAGCCGATCTACACCAACACCACCGGCTACATCGCGGAGGCCCATTCGATGGGTCTGCCGTTGACGCTGGGGCTGATCTGGGTCTGCCGCTTCCACCCGCTGTCCTTCATCCCCTTCGCCGGCTTCGTCGCCTACCGCGCCTATCTCGGCTGGGGACGCTGGGCGATCATCATGGGCATCCTGGGGCTGGTGCTGCTGATGCTGTACCGCACCCGCACGCGCTGGTTCCGGCTGTGGCATGTGCTGGCCGCGATCCCTGTGATGGGCCTGTTCACCGTGCTGGGCAACAACCGCGACGCCTTCCGCGACGTGATGGCCGGCGACGCCCCGTTCTCCGTCCTGCTGCGCTTCAACGGCGGCAGCGGCAGCGGCCGGGCGCTGGACGCGCTGGCCGGCCAGGATTTGGCGAACTTCGACTTCCTCGCCTACATCCTGTGGGTGGTGCCGAAGCAGTCGGCGACCTACACCTGGTTCACCCAGTATCTGCAGCTGTTCACCGAACCGATCCCCCGCCTGCTGTGGCCGGGCAAGCCGGTCGGCGCGCCGGTGAAGTGGGTGGACCTGAACGACTACGGCGTCTTCTACAACCTGACCACCTCGCTGCCCGGCGACGGCTGGATGAGCGCCGGCTGGATCGGCATGATCGTCACCATGGTGGTGGTCGGCTTGATCCTGGGCCGCATGCACCGCTGGTTCTGGACCAGCGGATTCCGCAACCGCTACGCCGTGCTGTTCTATTGCGCCTTCCTGCCGCTGTGCCTGCAGTGGTTCCGCGACGGCAACATCACCATCGTGAAGTTCGGCTTCTTCTCGCTGCTGCCGATCCTGCTGTGGATCGGGCTGACCCGCGCGCTCCGCGCCTGGGGAATCCTGGACGACGACCCGATGCGCCCGGTGGTGGCGCCACCCAATCTTGTCCGGCCCAATCTCGCCAGAAGGGAGCCGTCATGA
- a CDS encoding right-handed parallel beta-helix repeat-containing protein, whose translation MAAQTTSTETTFYVSPTGNDRWSGRLSQPSADGRDGPFATPARALAAAKGSGPATVRLHGGTYRLTAPLVVDASLPGLRLTAVEGEQPVLSGGEAVGGAQLANGLLSAPLARDPGLDVSIGGTGERLRLDAARSGDVTPGDPRSGWFPVKAVQSDPKSPGSKRQMRLPPGVLKAGWAGPGVRAQALDRERLSDDLLGVASADPNGLLTLGGDGQYPYRDGSTVRLLGHPDFLTRPGEFAWDAKAKRLLVKPPTGLNSAGAELVVARQPVLLRLDNARNVAVEGLTFTDVPWDGNAVLVKGGSGARIAGNRFVLVGTAVMLDGASRSEVSGNRMEHLGRSGVVLAPGSSDNRILANRISDIGEVRFFSGGVMGAGIRNTLIAHNDIRRSARYGISIKNWNPQTVNSDNTIEFNRIRDTSRQTADAGAIEMLGRSGNDTRSIIRFNDIRDTGGLATDAQGRWLARYKGFGIYLDDMTSGVTVQGNLLENTGMAAIFLHGGDNNRVSDNITVMNDGKDRFLRLEWVPSAGPAGRMHGNVADGNVVAGPSAKEQVVNSLSGGEYRVENTQLENAAPTAEAAGVASAARAANAPAGGRLLDRLLAKKELPLDRVGPEGMR comes from the coding sequence GTGGCAGCCCAGACCACATCCACCGAGACGACCTTCTATGTGTCGCCGACCGGCAACGACCGCTGGTCGGGACGCCTGTCCCAGCCGTCGGCGGACGGGCGCGACGGCCCCTTCGCCACCCCGGCCCGTGCGCTGGCCGCCGCCAAGGGAAGCGGCCCGGCCACCGTGCGGCTGCATGGCGGGACCTATCGGCTGACGGCGCCGCTGGTGGTGGATGCCTCGCTGCCGGGGCTGCGGCTGACCGCGGTGGAGGGGGAGCAGCCGGTGCTGTCGGGGGGCGAGGCGGTGGGCGGCGCCCAGCTGGCGAACGGCCTGCTGTCGGCGCCGCTGGCGCGCGATCCGGGGCTGGATGTCTCGATCGGCGGCACCGGTGAAAGGTTGCGCCTGGACGCCGCGCGCAGCGGCGACGTCACGCCCGGCGACCCGCGCAGCGGCTGGTTCCCGGTCAAGGCGGTGCAGTCCGATCCCAAAAGTCCGGGGAGCAAGCGGCAGATGCGGCTGCCCCCCGGCGTGCTGAAGGCCGGCTGGGCCGGGCCGGGGGTGCGGGCGCAGGCGCTCGACCGCGAACGGCTGTCCGATGACCTGCTGGGCGTGGCGTCCGCCGATCCGAACGGTCTGCTGACCCTTGGCGGCGATGGGCAGTATCCTTACCGCGACGGCTCGACCGTACGGCTGCTCGGCCATCCCGATTTCCTGACGCGGCCGGGCGAATTCGCCTGGGACGCCAAGGCAAAGCGTCTGCTGGTCAAGCCGCCGACCGGGCTGAACAGCGCCGGGGCGGAGCTGGTGGTGGCGCGGCAGCCGGTGCTGCTGCGGCTGGACAATGCGCGCAACGTGGCGGTGGAGGGGCTGACCTTCACCGATGTGCCGTGGGACGGCAACGCCGTGCTGGTGAAGGGCGGCAGCGGCGCGCGGATCGCCGGCAACCGCTTCGTGCTGGTCGGCACCGCGGTGATGCTCGATGGCGCCAGCCGCAGCGAGGTATCGGGCAACCGGATGGAGCATCTTGGCCGGTCCGGCGTGGTGCTGGCGCCGGGCAGCAGCGACAACCGCATCCTCGCCAACCGCATCAGCGACATCGGCGAGGTCCGCTTCTTCAGCGGCGGCGTGATGGGGGCCGGCATCCGCAACACGCTGATCGCCCACAACGACATCCGCCGGTCGGCCCGTTACGGCATCTCGATCAAGAACTGGAACCCGCAGACGGTGAACAGCGACAACACCATCGAGTTCAACCGCATCCGCGACACCTCGCGCCAGACCGCCGACGCCGGCGCCATCGAAATGCTGGGCCGCAGCGGCAACGACACCCGCAGCATCATCCGCTTCAACGACATCCGCGACACCGGCGGCCTCGCCACCGATGCGCAGGGGCGCTGGCTGGCTCGCTACAAGGGGTTCGGCATCTATCTGGACGACATGACCAGCGGCGTGACGGTGCAGGGCAACCTGCTGGAGAACACCGGCATGGCGGCGATCTTCCTGCATGGCGGCGACAACAACCGGGTGTCGGACAACATCACGGTGATGAACGACGGCAAGGACCGCTTCCTGCGGCTGGAATGGGTGCCCAGCGCCGGCCCGGCCGGCCGTATGCACGGCAATGTCGCCGACGGCAACGTGGTGGCCGGCCCGTCGGCGAAGGAGCAGGTCGTCAACAGCCTGTCCGGCGGCGAGTACCGGGTCGAGAACACGCAGCTGGAAAACGCGGCGCCCACGGCGGAGGCCGCCGGTGTGGCCAGCGCCGCCAGGGCCGCGAATGCACCGGCCGGGGGGCGCCTGCTCGACCGCCTGCTGGCGAAGAAGGAACTGCCTCTCGACCGCGTCGGACCGGAGGGGATGCGGTAA